A single genomic interval of Arthrobacter globiformis harbors:
- the xerD gene encoding site-specific tyrosine recombinase XerD: MSADTAAPENSSAMAAAKLIDGADAAPPGRPRTAIDRGVTDYLQHMGVERGLAANTLSAYRRDLARYSTYLAAQGLNNPADITRHHVTGFAQALSDGADGGTPLGVRSAARTVVAVRGLHRFWALEGMTTADPASDVHPPMPGKRLPKAITVEEVTRILEAAGTDTATGLRDRALLEFLYSTGARISEAVGLDVDDLSVQAAESGPAIVRLFGKGSKERLVPLGSFAARALDAYLVRGRPLLVGKGKGTPALFLNARGGRISRQSAWTILKAAADKAHITKDVSPHTLRHSFATHLLEGGADVRVVQELLGHASVTTTQVYTLVTADTLREVYAAAHPRALG, from the coding sequence ATGTCCGCGGACACGGCGGCACCGGAGAATTCTTCCGCCATGGCGGCAGCAAAGCTGATAGACGGCGCGGACGCGGCACCGCCGGGACGGCCCCGCACGGCCATTGACCGCGGCGTGACCGACTACCTCCAGCACATGGGCGTCGAACGAGGCCTGGCCGCGAACACGCTGTCTGCGTACCGCCGTGACCTCGCCCGGTACTCGACCTACCTCGCCGCGCAGGGCCTCAACAACCCGGCTGACATCACCCGCCACCACGTCACGGGCTTCGCCCAAGCGCTCTCCGACGGAGCCGACGGCGGCACTCCCCTAGGGGTGCGTTCCGCAGCGCGGACCGTGGTGGCCGTCCGCGGACTCCATCGCTTTTGGGCGCTGGAAGGGATGACGACGGCGGACCCCGCCAGCGACGTCCACCCGCCGATGCCCGGCAAACGGCTGCCCAAGGCCATCACCGTGGAGGAAGTCACCAGGATCCTGGAAGCCGCCGGTACTGACACCGCAACCGGCCTCCGGGACCGGGCGCTGCTCGAATTCCTCTACTCCACCGGAGCCCGGATCAGCGAAGCCGTGGGCCTGGACGTCGACGACCTCTCGGTGCAGGCCGCCGAATCCGGCCCGGCCATCGTGCGGCTGTTTGGCAAGGGCTCCAAGGAACGCCTCGTCCCGCTCGGCTCATTCGCGGCCCGCGCCCTGGACGCCTACCTGGTCCGGGGCCGCCCACTGCTCGTGGGGAAAGGCAAGGGCACCCCTGCGCTGTTCCTCAACGCAAGGGGCGGGCGCATCAGCCGGCAAAGCGCCTGGACCATCCTGAAAGCCGCGGCGGACAAGGCCCATATCACCAAGGATGTGTCCCCGCACACGCTGCGGCACTCCTTCGCCACCCACCTGCTCGAAGGCGGAGCGGATGTCCGCGTGGTCCAGGAGCTGCTCGGCCATGCCTCGGTGACCACCACACAGGTGTATACCCTGGTGACCGCCGACACGCTGCGGGAAGTCTACGCCGCAGCACACCCCCGGGCACTGGGGTAG